One Sediminicola sp. YIK13 DNA segment encodes these proteins:
- a CDS encoding bifunctional riboflavin kinase/FAD synthetase, whose translation MNTVQSISKYDKKHPTAITIGTFDGVHIGHRKILERLINNAKLLNLKSTVLTFFPHPRMVLQQHADIKLLNTIEEKTKILKETGLDNLIIHPFTKEFSRLSATEFVQDILVDALGTKKIIIGYDHRFGRNRNANITDLIEFGKTMDFDVEEIPAQEIEDVSVSSTKIRNALLEGDIETANIYLGYPYMLTGTVSKGKGLGRQINFPTANLHIPEEYKLIPKKGVYVVKSTIAGRTVYGMMNIGYNPTVSGTEKSIEIHFFDFENDLYDKKLQIDVLERIRDEHKFDTLEELKAQLQIDKQTSLAIISK comes from the coding sequence GTGAATACAGTTCAAAGCATTTCCAAATACGACAAAAAACATCCTACGGCCATAACCATAGGTACTTTCGATGGAGTTCACATTGGTCACCGTAAGATACTGGAACGTCTCATAAATAATGCCAAATTATTAAATTTAAAATCCACGGTACTTACTTTTTTCCCACACCCTAGGATGGTATTGCAGCAACATGCCGATATAAAACTGTTGAATACCATAGAGGAAAAAACTAAAATTTTAAAGGAAACCGGCCTTGACAATCTCATTATCCATCCCTTTACCAAAGAATTTTCCAGGCTATCGGCCACAGAATTCGTTCAGGATATTTTGGTCGATGCCCTTGGCACCAAAAAGATCATCATTGGATACGACCATCGCTTTGGAAGAAATAGAAATGCCAATATCACGGATTTGATCGAATTTGGCAAAACGATGGATTTTGATGTAGAGGAAATCCCGGCTCAAGAAATAGAAGATGTATCCGTCAGCTCCACAAAAATCAGAAATGCCCTTTTGGAGGGAGATATTGAAACTGCCAACATCTATTTAGGCTATCCCTATATGTTAACCGGGACCGTCTCCAAAGGTAAAGGGTTGGGAAGACAAATAAATTTCCCTACGGCCAATCTTCATATTCCCGAAGAGTACAAACTGATTCCAAAAAAAGGGGTTTATGTAGTAAAGAGTACCATTGCTGGGCGAACCGTTTACGGCATGATGAACATAGGGTACAACCCTACGGTCTCGGGCACAGAAAAAAGTATTGAAATCCACTTTTTCGATTTTGAAAACGATTTGTACGACAAAAAATTACAGATTGATGTCCTGGAGCGCATCCGGGATGAACATAAATTTGATACTTTAGAGGAACTAAAGGCCCAGCTGCAGATTGATAAACAAACGTCCCTGGCCATAATATCAAAATAG
- the serS gene encoding serine--tRNA ligase: MLQLQAIRENTAGIVTALKKRNIDAAPLLDNIIQLDEKRRALQTKLDNTLAESNKLSKEIGMLFKSGKAQEANALKEQTATLKENSKQFSEDLTTTAEELQTLLYQIPNVPHDSVPAGSSEEHNEEIFKEGDVPVLSTEALPHWELAKKYDIIDFELGVKIAGAGFPVYKGKGARLQRALIAYFLDKNTEAGYTEIQVPHLVNEASGFGTGQLPDKEGQMYHVGEDDLYLIPTAEVPVTNIFRDVILNESEFPIRYTGYTPCFRREAGSYGAHVRGLNRLHQFDKVEIVRVEHPSKSYEALDGMVEHVKNILRDLKLPYRILRLCGGDLGFTAALTYDFEVFSTAQDRWLEISSVSNFETYQANRLKLRFKDETGKSQFAHTLNGSSLALPRVLAGILENYQTPEGIMIPEVLRPYTGFDRID, translated from the coding sequence ATGTTACAGCTACAAGCTATACGTGAGAATACGGCCGGAATTGTTACCGCCCTTAAAAAAAGAAATATAGATGCGGCCCCGCTTTTAGACAACATTATCCAATTGGATGAAAAGAGGAGAGCCCTGCAAACCAAATTAGATAACACTCTGGCAGAGTCCAACAAACTGTCCAAAGAGATCGGGATGCTATTTAAAAGTGGCAAGGCACAGGAAGCCAATGCCCTTAAAGAACAAACTGCAACCTTAAAGGAGAACTCCAAACAATTTTCCGAGGATTTGACCACGACGGCAGAGGAGCTTCAGACGTTGCTGTACCAAATACCCAATGTACCCCATGATTCGGTTCCTGCTGGTAGTTCGGAAGAGCACAATGAGGAAATCTTCAAGGAAGGGGATGTACCTGTATTATCCACTGAAGCTTTGCCCCATTGGGAGCTTGCCAAAAAATATGATATCATAGATTTTGAACTGGGCGTAAAAATAGCTGGAGCAGGATTCCCGGTGTACAAAGGCAAGGGAGCCAGACTACAACGAGCATTGATTGCCTATTTTTTGGACAAGAATACCGAGGCGGGTTACACAGAAATTCAGGTGCCCCATTTGGTTAACGAAGCCTCTGGTTTTGGTACAGGCCAATTACCCGATAAAGAAGGGCAAATGTACCATGTGGGAGAAGATGATCTTTATTTGATTCCGACCGCAGAAGTACCGGTTACCAATATTTTTAGGGATGTCATATTAAATGAAAGTGAATTCCCAATCCGATATACAGGTTATACCCCTTGCTTTAGAAGGGAAGCTGGAAGTTATGGTGCCCATGTTCGTGGCTTGAACCGCTTGCACCAATTTGACAAGGTGGAAATTGTTAGGGTAGAACATCCCAGCAAATCTTATGAGGCGCTGGACGGGATGGTAGAACACGTGAAAAATATTTTGAGAGATCTGAAACTACCCTATAGGATCTTACGACTTTGTGGTGGGGATTTAGGATTTACAGCTGCATTGACTTATGACTTTGAGGTGTTTTCCACGGCACAGGACAGATGGTTGGAAATAAGTTCTGTTTCCAATTTTGAGACCTATCAGGCAAACCGATTGAAATTGCGATTTAAGGATGAAACTGGAAAGAGTCAGTTCGCACACACTCTCAACGGTAGCTCTTTGGCGCTTCCCCGCGTCTTGGCGGGCATATTGGAGAACTACCAGACCCCGGAAGGCATAATGATTCCAGAAGTACTTCGTCCCTATACTGGTTTTGATAGGATAGATTAA
- a CDS encoding HTTM domain-containing protein has translation MWDKFLFKRIDNSPLLIFRIFFGVLISLECYGAIITGWVKRTLIDPQFTFTFIGFEWLQPLPGLGMYVYFFAMGTLGIFIALGYRYRFSIISFTLLWTAVYLMQKTSYNNHYYLLILISAIMIFLPANADYALDAKKDPVKRTQTMAAYVKWVIVFQLFIVYTFAAIAKMYGDWLDFGFIKVLMAPKADYAIIGGLLQQHWVHVIIGSVGILFDLLIVPALLWKPTRKVAFVAAIFFHLFNSIVFQIGIFPYLSIAFMVFFFEEETIRRIFFKKRRPLQTDEIQIPQNRMLLLSVIGIYFLIQLALPIRHHFIKEDVLWTEEGHRMSWRMMLRSRTGTISFKVVNKADGSFKIASLDDYLSRSQQRKIAAYPDFIWQFAQHLKKEAAENGKEVSIYITSRVSINGKSLRTFIDPKVDMAAEPWHHFSHHSWIMPAPKQLSN, from the coding sequence ATGTGGGATAAATTTCTTTTCAAAAGAATAGACAATAGCCCCTTACTCATCTTCCGTATATTTTTTGGTGTCCTAATCAGTTTGGAATGTTACGGAGCCATCATCACTGGATGGGTCAAAAGAACACTAATAGATCCACAATTTACCTTTACTTTCATAGGATTTGAATGGTTGCAACCCTTACCGGGTCTTGGCATGTACGTATATTTTTTTGCCATGGGTACCTTGGGGATTTTTATTGCCCTAGGCTATAGGTACAGATTTAGCATCATCTCCTTTACCCTATTGTGGACTGCCGTTTACCTAATGCAGAAGACATCTTACAACAATCATTACTATTTGTTGATTTTGATTTCTGCGATCATGATTTTTTTACCGGCAAATGCGGACTACGCTTTGGATGCTAAAAAAGACCCCGTCAAGCGCACCCAAACCATGGCAGCTTATGTAAAATGGGTCATTGTATTTCAACTTTTTATAGTGTATACCTTTGCCGCCATCGCGAAAATGTACGGGGATTGGTTAGACTTTGGTTTTATCAAGGTGCTGATGGCCCCTAAAGCCGATTATGCTATAATCGGTGGCCTGCTACAACAACATTGGGTTCATGTTATTATTGGAAGTGTAGGTATTCTCTTCGATTTATTGATCGTACCGGCCCTTTTATGGAAACCAACGAGGAAAGTGGCCTTCGTTGCTGCCATTTTCTTCCATCTCTTCAATTCCATAGTTTTTCAGATCGGTATTTTCCCCTATCTGTCCATTGCTTTTATGGTATTTTTCTTTGAAGAGGAGACCATTAGGCGCATATTCTTTAAAAAAAGAAGACCCCTTCAAACCGATGAAATTCAAATTCCCCAAAATAGGATGCTGCTCCTTTCAGTTATTGGGATTTATTTTCTGATACAATTGGCACTACCAATTAGGCACCATTTTATCAAGGAAGATGTGCTATGGACCGAGGAGGGCCATCGGATGAGCTGGAGGATGATGCTTAGATCCAGAACAGGGACCATTAGTTTTAAGGTGGTCAACAAAGCAGATGGAAGCTTTAAAATTGCCAGCTTGGATGATTACCTTTCTAGATCCCAACAGCGTAAAATTGCGGCATATCCAGATTTTATTTGGCAATTTGCCCAACATCTAAAAAAAGAAGCTGCGGAAAACGGGAAGGAAGTTTCTATATATATTACCTCTAGAGTTAGCATCAATGGAAAATCGCTCAGAACATTTATAGACCCCAAGGTAGATATGGCTGCTGAGCCATGGCATCATTTTTCCCATCATAGCTGGATTATGCCCGCTCCCAAGCAACTTTCAAACTAA